In Aquiflexum balticum DSM 16537, a single genomic region encodes these proteins:
- a CDS encoding tetratricopeptide repeat protein, protein MTDISTLEQLTKENPLDYGYWNDLGIEYKKQGRLRDAIISYLNGVNAIFQNIYLQLKNSKENEFFGLESLGEKANHKFWLDRTIDCITAYAKTEGISSIRFPDGQTAIKFSDKITYGGLLYFDQDKIRYVLPNLIHTFADCLTWNKIYATYLNNIGVAYAEMGNNDKAREYFREAIAFTPKGTDYPHPIIGLNELNN, encoded by the coding sequence ATGACAGATATATCAACACTTGAACAATTGACTAAAGAAAATCCACTTGACTATGGATATTGGAACGACCTTGGTATTGAGTATAAAAAGCAAGGACGACTAAGAGATGCAATCATTTCATATTTGAACGGGGTAAATGCAATTTTTCAAAACATTTATCTGCAACTTAAAAACTCAAAAGAAAACGAATTTTTCGGACTTGAGAGCTTGGGTGAGAAAGCTAACCATAAATTTTGGTTAGACAGGACGATTGACTGCATAACAGCCTACGCAAAGACAGAAGGCATTTCAAGTATCCGCTTTCCAGACGGACAAACAGCAATCAAGTTTTCAGACAAAATAACTTACGGTGGACTTCTTTACTTTGACCAAGACAAAATAAGATATGTTCTGCCGAACCTCATTCACACCTTTGCCGACTGTTTAACTTGGAACAAAATTTATGCAACCTATCTGAACAACATTGGAGTTGCTTATGCCGAAATGGGTAACAATGATAAAGCAAGAGAATATTTTAGAGAAGCAATCGCATTCACACCTAAAGGAACAGATTATCCCCATCCAATAATTGGACTTAACGAATTAAACAACTAA
- the ltrA gene encoding group II intron reverse transcriptase/maturase, producing MTDYYETKSQPITKLMVWQAYKKVKANKGSSGIDRMSWEDLDKDLSSYLYKLWNRLTSGSYFPLPVKQVKIPKKDGGIRKLGVPTLLDRIAQQVVRAYLERQLEPLFHESSFGYRPNRNAHQAVKQSERNCFGHDFVVDLDIKGFFDNINHGLMMKALRYYCKDEWIALYVSRWLNAGIMADGVFEETKAGTPQGGVVSPLLANLYLHVAFDEWMRKYHPEKPFERYADDVVIHCKTEKQAQFMLRQVRQRMKTCFLELHPEKTKIVNLRGWSDTKYPRKYDFLGFTIKASMQTIKGKGMLLPGTFVSIKSRTSILGKFREMQIHKWRKPIKEVANRLNPVIRGLLNYYHKLRGESIREIWNQLNHRLLKWVKWEKGLFKWAAVRWLKQQYKSTPNLFEHWKLVQP from the coding sequence ATGACAGACTACTATGAGACAAAATCGCAACCAATTACCAAACTGATGGTATGGCAAGCGTACAAGAAAGTAAAAGCGAACAAAGGAAGTTCGGGCATAGACCGAATGAGTTGGGAGGACTTGGATAAAGATCTATCCTCATACCTCTATAAGTTATGGAATCGACTGACCTCGGGTAGCTATTTTCCTTTGCCAGTCAAACAAGTGAAGATACCCAAGAAGGACGGAGGTATTCGCAAATTGGGTGTCCCCACCCTTCTAGACCGTATCGCACAGCAAGTAGTAAGGGCGTATTTGGAGAGACAACTTGAGCCACTGTTCCACGAGAGTTCATTTGGCTATAGACCAAACCGTAATGCTCACCAAGCAGTGAAACAATCAGAGCGAAATTGTTTTGGGCATGACTTTGTGGTCGACCTTGATATCAAAGGGTTCTTCGATAATATCAACCATGGCCTGATGATGAAAGCACTGAGATATTACTGTAAGGATGAATGGATAGCCTTGTACGTCTCCAGATGGCTAAATGCAGGCATCATGGCAGATGGGGTTTTCGAGGAGACAAAAGCAGGCACACCTCAAGGAGGCGTAGTGAGTCCATTACTTGCGAATCTCTATCTGCATGTAGCTTTTGATGAATGGATGCGGAAATATCATCCTGAGAAACCATTTGAACGGTATGCAGACGATGTGGTGATACACTGCAAGACAGAGAAGCAAGCACAATTCATGTTAAGACAAGTACGTCAGCGGATGAAGACCTGCTTCCTAGAGTTGCACCCTGAGAAGACCAAGATTGTGAACCTACGAGGTTGGTCAGATACTAAGTATCCCCGCAAGTATGATTTTCTTGGATTCACGATCAAGGCATCGATGCAGACCATCAAAGGAAAGGGGATGTTACTACCTGGAACATTTGTGAGTATCAAGTCCAGAACTTCAATACTCGGCAAATTCAGGGAAATGCAAATCCATAAATGGCGCAAACCCATAAAGGAAGTAGCCAATCGTTTGAATCCTGTCATCAGAGGACTGCTCAATTACTATCATAAGCTTAGAGGAGAATCCATACGTGAGATATGGAATCAACTCAACCACCGGTTACTCAAGTGGGTGAAATGGGAGAAAGGACTTTTCAAATGGGCGGCAGTCAGATGGCTAAAGCAACAATACAAGTCTACCCCAAACCTGTTTGAGCATTGGAAATTGGTTCAACCTTAG
- a CDS encoding tyrosine-type recombinase/integrase has product MYEEMSYRHYSPRSIKTYLSLVSVVSAHFGKSPDLISIPELKDYLFKRISLDGLSVSSINQTISAFKILFKDVLERDWDTIRIKRPRRPKLLPVVFSKEEVSHILKSIRNRKHYCLIALTYASGLRMGEVINLKPCDIDSDRMQVKVRGGKGYKDRYTLLPEQLLVKLRDYFRGYRPLTYLFEGQEPGKPYSETSARCILKKAMKKAGIKKQACFHTLRHSFATHLLEQGTNVRIIQELLGHRSLKTTTVYLHISNLTPAQIKSPLDEL; this is encoded by the coding sequence ATGTATGAGGAGATGTCCTACAGACATTATTCTCCCAGAAGCATCAAGACCTATCTTAGCCTGGTATCTGTAGTATCAGCTCATTTTGGAAAAAGTCCGGATCTGATCAGTATCCCCGAATTAAAGGACTACCTTTTTAAAAGGATCAGTTTGGACGGACTTTCGGTATCAAGCATAAACCAGACAATCAGTGCCTTTAAAATACTTTTCAAAGACGTGCTTGAAAGAGATTGGGATACTATCAGGATCAAACGGCCAAGACGTCCCAAGCTGCTTCCGGTTGTATTCTCAAAGGAAGAAGTGTCGCATATCCTTAAGAGTATCAGGAACAGAAAACACTATTGCCTGATCGCTCTCACCTACGCCTCAGGACTCAGGATGGGAGAGGTAATCAACCTGAAACCCTGCGATATTGACAGCGACCGGATGCAGGTCAAAGTCAGGGGCGGAAAGGGTTATAAAGACAGGTACACACTTCTTCCGGAGCAGTTACTGGTAAAGCTCAGGGATTATTTCAGAGGCTACCGTCCACTTACTTACCTTTTTGAAGGCCAAGAACCGGGAAAGCCTTACAGTGAGACAAGCGCCCGCTGTATACTCAAAAAGGCTATGAAGAAAGCAGGGATAAAAAAGCAGGCGTGCTTCCATACCCTTCGCCATTCTTTTGCCACACATCTGCTCGAGCAGGGAACCAATGTCAGGATTATCCAAGAGCTGTTGGGACACAGGTCCCTTAAGACCACTACGGTTTACCTGCATATAAGCAACCTGACCCCCGCGCAGATCAAAAGTCCCCTGGATGAGCTTTGA
- a CDS encoding IS91 family transposase, with the protein MEAVNKRNGGAELSTVLDSQKEVFLSQKHLCPDQRKAFNDILHCRTSQMGSHSLCCDSCGRVKVCYNSCRNRHCPKCQYIKQQLWVEKLKCRLLPVRYFHAVFTVPEFLNPLFYINQRFCYNLLFECSAKAVKKTALNPVFLGVESGCLSVLHTWGQSLNYHPHIHMLVPAGGLDSDGMQWLYAGKKFFVPVKALSSVFRGLFMERLLGALEDNLLRIPDGQKELFADIKSLKRESYAKMWNVYIKKTFRGAGQVVSYLGRYTHRVAISNSRILDTDGETVKFRWKDYRDNKTKTMLLACSEFVRRFMQHVLPTGFYKIRYYGILASANSNTKMNECFRLLNITREVSFYHGLSTYEVMEEIFGEEMFRCTCCKNGRMVFAPPGEKGNGP; encoded by the coding sequence ATGGAGGCTGTCAACAAGAGGAATGGTGGGGCCGAACTCTCAACAGTCCTGGATTCCCAAAAGGAGGTTTTCCTGTCGCAGAAGCATCTGTGCCCTGACCAGAGAAAGGCCTTTAACGACATCCTCCATTGCCGGACATCACAAATGGGCTCACACAGTCTCTGTTGTGACTCCTGCGGTAGGGTCAAAGTCTGCTATAACAGCTGCAGGAACCGCCACTGTCCGAAGTGCCAGTACATCAAGCAGCAGCTTTGGGTGGAAAAGCTAAAGTGCAGGCTTCTGCCTGTCAGGTACTTTCACGCCGTGTTTACGGTTCCTGAGTTTCTCAATCCATTGTTCTACATCAACCAGAGGTTCTGTTACAACCTGCTCTTTGAATGTTCTGCAAAAGCAGTAAAGAAGACGGCCCTGAACCCGGTATTTCTGGGAGTCGAAAGCGGCTGTCTGTCGGTACTCCACACTTGGGGCCAATCCCTGAACTACCACCCCCACATCCATATGCTGGTTCCTGCAGGAGGCCTTGACAGTGACGGGATGCAGTGGCTGTATGCCGGTAAAAAGTTCTTCGTTCCGGTAAAGGCCCTTTCGTCCGTGTTCCGGGGACTGTTCATGGAAAGGCTTCTGGGAGCACTGGAGGATAACCTTCTCAGGATACCTGACGGGCAGAAAGAGCTGTTTGCCGATATCAAAAGTCTGAAAAGGGAATCTTACGCAAAGATGTGGAATGTCTATATCAAGAAGACTTTCAGGGGGGCGGGCCAGGTGGTCAGCTACCTTGGCAGGTATACCCACAGGGTAGCGATCAGCAACAGCCGTATTCTGGATACAGATGGTGAAACCGTAAAGTTCAGGTGGAAGGATTACAGGGACAACAAAACCAAAACCATGTTGCTTGCCTGTTCCGAGTTTGTCAGAAGATTTATGCAACATGTACTGCCAACAGGCTTCTACAAAATCCGCTATTACGGCATCTTGGCCTCGGCCAACAGCAACACCAAAATGAATGAATGTTTCAGGCTGTTGAACATAACAAGGGAGGTGTCATTTTACCATGGGCTGAGCACCTACGAGGTGATGGAGGAGATTTTCGGAGAAGAGATGTTCAGGTGTACCTGCTGCAAGAACGGAAGGATGGTCTTTGCCCCGCCCGGGGAAAAAGGAAACGGTCCCTGA
- a CDS encoding HEAT repeat domain-containing protein: protein MEIWQYIEILRRPNKTWFFSKDNTEEKINALTKIANDGYPSLIYSLTEFLKDDNKEIRETTCRTITHLFKKIDSKKGYYDTLKHCSISKSDIDFYEANFPKEQYVELLAISSLNGSGYVREKAVKKLSKVDSSRAIQFLIYRLADWVLPVRQAALNGIDNYKTTNYIDSLIENLPIFEWLQKVERTDLSGIYQDICEFIASTNRTYVIDNFKKYPDKLRILLARHISSSLSDNPQELKLFLTDKHFLIRNLAINHFDKLGQTEIKQLLNDKSANVRLQTLYCLKDQNDFKTIVKKFLADNSATIRHFARFTLKKSNIDFAKFYNDNLQENKQVIGSLIGLAETEGKQYSETVKSYLKDKKIRVEKTAFLALCKLDEESAYDFAFANLDSQYLGLRNVIIEFLSHIPRQEVLTKAKSIYETGNYDLKKSMLKLFNKVGGWTAIPDLMIGTIDENENIRQLAFGYLQIWRTRAVRLFSTPKQGEIERAKQIFSFVNETHQDKQYFKTNPVDGLDFYFK from the coding sequence ATGGAAATTTGGCAATACATAGAAATTTTAAGACGACCTAACAAGACTTGGTTTTTCTCAAAGGACAACACCGAAGAGAAAATTAACGCCTTGACTAAAATTGCCAATGACGGTTATCCAAGTCTTATTTACAGCTTGACAGAGTTTCTAAAAGACGACAATAAAGAAATAAGAGAAACCACTTGCAGGACAATTACTCACCTATTTAAAAAAATTGACAGCAAAAAAGGATATTACGATACTCTCAAACATTGCAGTATTTCAAAAAGTGATATTGACTTTTATGAAGCCAATTTTCCAAAGGAACAATATGTAGAGTTACTTGCAATTAGTTCATTAAATGGAAGTGGATACGTAAGAGAAAAAGCAGTTAAAAAACTTTCAAAGGTTGATAGTTCAAGAGCTATACAATTTTTAATCTATCGTTTAGCTGATTGGGTTTTGCCAGTTCGACAAGCTGCACTAAATGGAATTGACAACTACAAAACAACCAATTACATTGACAGCTTAATTGAAAATTTGCCAATTTTTGAGTGGCTTCAAAAGGTTGAGCGGACAGACCTAAGCGGAATTTATCAAGATATTTGTGAGTTCATTGCTTCTACAAACAGGACATATGTAATTGACAACTTCAAAAAATATCCAGACAAGCTAAGAATATTATTAGCAAGACATATTTCAAGTTCGCTCAGCGACAATCCACAAGAATTAAAACTGTTCTTAACCGACAAACATTTTTTGATTAGGAACTTAGCAATAAACCATTTTGACAAACTTGGGCAAACTGAAATCAAACAATTACTGAATGACAAATCAGCGAATGTCCGACTTCAAACACTTTATTGCTTAAAAGACCAAAACGACTTTAAAACTATTGTAAAGAAGTTTTTAGCGGACAATTCCGCTACAATCCGACATTTTGCAAGGTTTACGCTTAAAAAGTCAAACATTGACTTTGCTAAATTTTACAATGACAACTTACAAGAAAACAAACAAGTCATTGGGTCATTAATCGGACTTGCTGAAACGGAAGGTAAACAGTATTCGGAAACAGTTAAGTCATATCTGAAAGACAAAAAAATAAGAGTTGAAAAGACAGCGTTTTTAGCTCTTTGTAAACTTGATGAAGAAAGTGCTTATGACTTTGCATTTGCGAACCTTGACAGCCAATATCTTGGACTTAGAAACGTAATCATTGAATTTTTATCACATATTCCGAGACAGGAAGTTTTGACAAAGGCAAAAAGCATTTACGAAACAGGCAATTATGACTTAAAAAAGTCAATGCTAAAACTCTTCAACAAGGTTGGCGGTTGGACAGCAATTCCCGACTTGATGATTGGAACAATTGATGAAAACGAGAACATAAGACAATTGGCGTTTGGATATTTACAAATTTGGAGAACACGAGCAGTAAGACTATTCTCAACACCAAAACAAGGGGAAATTGAAAGAGCAAAACAGATTTTCAGCTTCGTAAACGAGACACATCAGGACAAACAATATTTTAAAACAAACCCGGTAGATGGACTTGACTTTTACTTCAAATAA
- the ltrA gene encoding group II intron reverse transcriptase/maturase codes for MTDYYETKSQPITKLMVWQAYKKVKANKGSAGIDRMGWEDLDKDLTSHLYRLWNRMTSGSYFPVPVKQVKIPKKDGGIRKLGVPTLLDRIAQQVVRQHLEKQLEPLFHESSFGYRPNRNAHQAVKQSERNCFGHDFAVDLDIKGFFDNINHDLMMKALRHYCRDEWVAMYVSRWLEAGIMAEGKHVKTSAGTPQGGVVSPLLANLYLHVAFDEWMRKVHPEKPFERYADDVVVHCKTEKQAQFMLRRISQRMKNCHLELHPIKTKIVNLRGWSETKYPRKYDFLGFTIRASMQTIKGRGMLLPGTFVSIKSRTSILGKFRDLGIHKWRKPLREIAQRLNPIVRGLLNYYHKLRGEPMREVWNQLNHRLLKWVKWEKGLYKMTAVRWLKKQYRSTPNLFEHWKLVQP; via the coding sequence ATGACAGACTACTATGAGACAAAATCGCAACCAATTACCAAGTTGATGGTATGGCAGGCGTACAAGAAAGTAAAAGCCAACAAGGGCAGTGCGGGCATAGACCGGATGGGTTGGGAGGACTTGGACAAAGATCTAACCTCACATCTCTACAGGCTATGGAACCGAATGACCTCGGGGAGCTATTTTCCTGTTCCTGTTAAGCAAGTGAAGATACCAAAGAAGGATGGAGGTATTCGCAAATTAGGCGTACCGACTCTTCTTGATCGTATCGCCCAGCAAGTAGTACGCCAGCACTTGGAGAAACAACTTGAACCTCTATTCCATGAGAGTTCCTTCGGCTATCGTCCTAATCGCAATGCCCACCAGGCAGTCAAACAATCAGAGCGGAACTGTTTCGGCCATGACTTTGCAGTTGACCTTGATATCAAAGGGTTCTTTGACAATATCAACCATGACCTGATGATGAAAGCCCTGAGGCATTATTGCAGGGACGAATGGGTTGCGATGTACGTATCCAGATGGCTGGAGGCAGGAATCATGGCAGAGGGGAAGCATGTGAAAACAAGTGCAGGCACACCCCAAGGTGGAGTGGTGAGCCCATTACTGGCCAACCTTTACCTCCATGTGGCTTTCGATGAATGGATGAGAAAAGTTCATCCGGAAAAGCCATTTGAGCGGTATGCAGATGATGTGGTGGTACACTGCAAGACAGAGAAACAAGCGCAATTTATGTTAAGGCGAATAAGTCAACGCATGAAGAACTGCCATCTGGAACTGCATCCTATAAAGACCAAGATAGTAAACCTTCGGGGCTGGTCGGAGACCAAATATCCTCGGAAGTATGACTTTTTGGGCTTCACCATCAGAGCATCGATGCAAACTATCAAAGGACGGGGAATGCTACTGCCGGGTACGTTTGTGAGCATCAAGTCCAGAACATCAATACTGGGGAAATTTAGAGATTTAGGAATCCACAAGTGGCGTAAGCCTTTACGGGAGATTGCCCAGCGTCTCAACCCTATTGTAAGAGGACTGCTCAACTATTACCACAAGCTAAGAGGGGAACCCATGCGCGAAGTATGGAACCAACTTAATCACCGCTTACTCAAATGGGTAAAGTGGGAGAAAGGGCTGTACAAGATGACTGCAGTCAGATGGCTGAAGAAGCAGTACAGGTCAACTCCCAACCTTTTCGAGCATTGGAAATTGGTTCAACCTTAG
- a CDS encoding AraC family transcriptional regulator, translating to MTETKEIYLESLNRAIQFIENNLDKKILLKDVAGKAFLSEYHFHRIFKSLTGETVKEFLLRLKTERAAIRLKHSKDDIGQIALENGFENHETFTRAFKRYFQLSPQEYREAIQEVVEKKKKDYLKKAVNLDDLHVEEPIVKNIPDLHLAYIRHTGSYDKVASSFQRLMLWAATHLVLKLTPTTLGIVHDNPDLTDEEKIRFDACVILNKPIQPKGEIGYKKIDGGKFAIFRYRGAYENFYSVYDYIYNVCLFEKGWELEDKPALEWYIKSPQFFKPENYVTDFYVPIK from the coding sequence ATGACAGAAACGAAAGAGATATATCTTGAAAGTCTGAATAGAGCAATTCAATTCATTGAGAATAATCTTGACAAGAAAATTCTCTTGAAAGACGTTGCCGGAAAAGCATTTCTATCTGAATATCATTTTCATAGAATTTTTAAGTCTTTGACGGGTGAAACGGTAAAAGAATTTTTGCTGCGACTGAAAACTGAAAGAGCTGCAATACGATTAAAACATTCAAAAGACGACATCGGACAAATTGCTCTTGAAAATGGTTTTGAAAACCACGAAACATTTACTAGAGCCTTCAAAAGATATTTTCAGCTCTCACCACAAGAATACAGAGAAGCAATTCAAGAAGTAGTTGAAAAAAAGAAAAAAGATTACCTAAAAAAAGCTGTAAACCTGGATGATTTGCATGTTGAAGAACCGATTGTCAAGAACATTCCGGATTTACATTTGGCTTATATCAGACATACAGGTTCTTACGACAAAGTGGCATCTTCATTTCAGCGACTTATGCTTTGGGCGGCAACTCATTTGGTTTTGAAATTGACGCCTACAACATTAGGAATAGTTCACGACAATCCAGACCTGACAGATGAAGAAAAAATCCGTTTTGACGCCTGTGTAATTTTGAACAAACCTATTCAGCCCAAAGGCGAAATCGGTTACAAGAAGATAGATGGTGGAAAATTTGCCATTTTCCGTTATAGAGGGGCATACGAAAACTTTTATTCGGTTTATGACTACATCTATAATGTTTGTCTTTTTGAAAAAGGTTGGGAATTGGAAGATAAGCCTGCTTTGGAATGGTACATTAAATCGCCACAGTTTTTCAAACCTGAGAATTATGTAACGGATTTTTATGTACCCATCAAATAG
- a CDS encoding SRPBCC family protein — MRKKMIVAVLSILALFALAFAIGLFLPKQREFVKKATFKSSPEKVFQIVTDVENQVSWRSDVQEINIIDEDTWTEVPKKGTPITFKTKQEIQNQLFEIEIIEPKSFDGYWIGTFEQTTTGTKVVFKEVISIENPFFRVMSSIFVDLDQTMEVYMTNLKNKLGE; from the coding sequence ATGAGAAAAAAGATGATAGTCGCAGTTTTATCTATTTTGGCGCTTTTTGCTCTAGCATTTGCTATTGGTTTATTTCTTCCAAAACAAAGAGAATTTGTCAAAAAAGCAACCTTTAAAAGTTCACCTGAAAAGGTTTTCCAAATTGTCACAGATGTGGAAAATCAAGTATCGTGGCGAAGTGACGTTCAAGAAATCAATATTATTGACGAAGACACTTGGACGGAAGTCCCCAAAAAAGGAACACCCATCACTTTTAAAACAAAGCAGGAAATTCAAAATCAACTTTTTGAAATTGAGATAATTGAGCCAAAAAGTTTCGACGGTTATTGGATAGGTACTTTTGAGCAAACGACAACAGGAACAAAAGTTGTTTTCAAAGAAGTAATTAGTATTGAGAATCCATTTTTTAGAGTTATGAGTTCAATATTTGTTGACCTTGACCAAACAATGGAAGTTTATATGACCAATTTGAAAAACAAATTAGGAGAATAA
- a CDS encoding GNAT family N-acetyltransferase: MAVSPQFQRKGIGKLLIATLNDYCKKNGFSEVFVQAETNDHQAVNFYRTTPNTSELQATHFTYSFDEVNDNVE, from the coding sequence ATGGCAGTGTCGCCCCAATTTCAAAGAAAAGGAATTGGGAAATTATTAATTGCGACCTTAAACGACTATTGTAAAAAGAATGGATTCAGTGAAGTTTTTGTACAAGCTGAAACAAACGACCATCAAGCGGTAAACTTTTACAGAACTACCCCAAATACCAGCGAATTACAAGCAACACATTTTACATATTCGTTTGATGAAGTAAATGATAATGTAGAATAG
- a CDS encoding response regulator transcription factor, which translates to MLLKKLLPKYQKYLLGIALVLSSLAISIRSSGGKINFILHQYPALIFFMVVVSSFLVAIYFKINNKKILSLSNQIKEQSKIKSDGVDALLNELTERQREVYDLIISGKTNKEIMTELFIEQSTLKSHINQIYKKMDIKSRKELKLKP; encoded by the coding sequence ATGCTACTAAAAAAGCTACTTCCAAAATATCAAAAGTATCTACTTGGAATTGCTCTTGTATTATCATCTTTAGCAATTTCAATAAGGTCAAGTGGTGGAAAAATCAACTTTATCTTACACCAATACCCTGCTCTAATCTTCTTCATGGTAGTAGTTAGCTCTTTCTTAGTTGCTATCTATTTTAAAATCAATAATAAGAAAATTTTAAGCCTTTCAAATCAGATTAAGGAGCAGTCCAAAATAAAAAGTGACGGAGTTGATGCCCTACTTAATGAATTGACAGAGAGACAAAGGGAAGTGTATGACTTGATTATTTCGGGAAAGACAAATAAGGAAATAATGACCGAGCTATTTATCGAACAAAGCACGCTGAAATCACACATTAATCAGATATATAAGAAAATGGATATCAAAAGCAGGAAAGAGTTGAAATTAAAACCTTGA
- a CDS encoding DUF6624 domain-containing protein, protein MDYKSIAKKIIDLKNADLALREKLVQNGQLGEGYNEEMKELHNRNARALNDFIEVIGYPTIDKVGPEANEAAWLVIQHAIGLPRFMKKCAALLKTAVMNNKADPKYLAYLTDRIAVFEGKPQLYGTQFDWDEQGYLSPNFYDDLTKVNQRRESIGLNKLEDQTVIIRQRAKIENQLAPRDFEKRKREIEEWRKNVGWIK, encoded by the coding sequence ATGGATTATAAAAGTATTGCAAAAAAAATAATAGATCTAAAAAATGCGGACCTGGCACTGAGAGAAAAACTTGTTCAAAACGGACAACTTGGCGAAGGGTATAATGAGGAAATGAAGGAATTGCACAACCGCAATGCCAGGGCATTAAATGACTTTATTGAGGTTATAGGTTATCCTACAATAGACAAAGTTGGCCCCGAAGCCAACGAAGCAGCCTGGTTGGTAATTCAACATGCTATCGGACTACCTAGGTTTATGAAAAAATGTGCAGCACTTTTGAAAACTGCTGTAATGAACAATAAGGCAGACCCTAAATATTTGGCTTACCTAACCGATCGGATAGCAGTTTTTGAAGGGAAGCCACAGCTTTACGGAACCCAGTTTGATTGGGACGAACAGGGATATTTAAGTCCAAATTTTTATGATGACTTGACCAAAGTTAATCAAAGAAGGGAATCCATTGGACTGAATAAGCTTGAAGACCAAACAGTAATAATTAGACAACGGGCGAAAATTGAAAATCAATTGGCACCCAGAGACTTTGAAAAAAGGAAACGGGAAATTGAAGAATGGAGAAAAAATGTAGGCTGGATAAAATAA
- a CDS encoding alpha/beta hydrolase produces the protein MTKQLTILLIALLFIIIDTKAQKHTFDSVEPTTVTKEINRDNGQVYNLIVTLPLGYQAEKEYKILYYLDAWWLENLVTGCYRILSLSNKTKSNNLEDVILVGISSVGDERAWNLQRNMDFTPSKFNLKLKFNLGEVPLDETTTGGAEEFLQFFRQDIISSIESEYKVDSASRGIMGHSLGGLLGFYSYLNHSDLFSNYILLAPSVWWNDSELFQDKASMISKRESHMFAAMGTAEIKMMKEPMGNLVEELKSEENRKLKITYRQYENEDHHSVLPQAIYDGIELIYTRSN, from the coding sequence ATGACAAAACAACTTACAATCCTATTAATTGCGCTGCTTTTTATCATTATAGATACAAAGGCTCAAAAACATACCTTCGACAGCGTAGAACCGACCACGGTCACCAAAGAAATTAATAGAGACAATGGTCAGGTTTACAATTTGATAGTCACCTTGCCACTGGGGTACCAGGCAGAAAAAGAGTATAAAATCCTTTACTATTTGGATGCATGGTGGCTGGAAAATTTGGTTACAGGCTGCTACCGAATATTAAGCTTATCCAATAAAACCAAATCAAATAATTTGGAAGATGTGATTTTGGTTGGTATATCTTCTGTTGGTGATGAACGGGCCTGGAACCTCCAAAGAAATATGGACTTTACACCTTCCAAATTTAACTTAAAACTTAAATTCAATTTGGGAGAAGTACCATTGGATGAAACGACAACCGGTGGGGCAGAAGAATTTCTGCAATTTTTTAGGCAAGACATCATTTCATCTATAGAAAGCGAGTATAAGGTGGACAGCGCATCAAGGGGCATTATGGGACATTCCTTAGGTGGCTTGTTGGGTTTTTATTCCTATTTAAATCACAGCGATTTGTTTTCCAATTACATTTTGCTTGCACCTTCTGTTTGGTGGAATGATTCAGAATTATTTCAGGATAAAGCATCCATGATAAGCAAAAGAGAATCCCATATGTTTGCAGCAATGGGAACAGCTGAAATCAAAATGATGAAAGAACCAATGGGCAACCTGGTCGAGGAATTAAAATCGGAAGAGAACAGAAAATTAAAAATTACATATAGGCAATATGAAAACGAGGATCATCATTCCGTTTTACCGCAAGCCATTTATGATGGAATTGAATTGATTTACACCAGATCAAATTGA